The genomic stretch ATAATTCAATTGATTCTGTGTAAGCTCTTTCTTTGCTTATCCCAGATTTGAAAGTTTTACTTTTACTTACGATGTCTAGGTCTTGCATGATTGTCACCACAGTCATTCTCTTAGGTATACCGTCTATTTTGTTGTATGCTTCATCTATAGCTTTTTTCAGATAAGGTTCTATTACTTTTATATCTCTAGTATTTTTAGGTAACGTCAAGTATCTTCCATGCGGTACTCTTTCTTTATTTAATACTGGTTCAAAATAGGAATTTGTGGCTAATCTATAAAGATAAAATGCCTTAGCTTCCCCTATCTCTTCTTTTAATTTATCAAATGAAATAGATAAAATATCTATCAACTTATTTACACCTAACGAATGGAGTCTTTCAGAAATAACATTACCTACGCCAGGAACCTCATCTATATCAATACTTTTGATGAACTCCTCTATCTCTTCTGGTTTTACTACTCCTAATCCATTTGGTTTTACCCTATCTGCAATGATTTTTGCAAAAACCTTATTTGGTGCAATTCCAATTGTTACT from Sulfolobus sp. S-194 encodes the following:
- a CDS encoding DNA polymerase IV, whose protein sequence is MIILFVDFDYFFAQVEEVLNPQYKGKPLIVCVYSGRNEKSGAVATANYEARKLGVKAGMPISRAMELAPNAIFIPMHKEVYTEVSNRIMSIISSYGDKIEIASIDEAYIDITSKVKNFEEAIELGKKLKQEIMEKEKITVTIGIAPNKVFAKIIADRVKPNGLGVVKPEEIEEFIKSIDIDEVPGVGNVISERLHSLGVNKLIDILSISFDKLKEEIGEAKAFYLYRLATNSYFEPVLNKERVPHGRYLTLPKNTRDIKVIEPYLKKAIDEAYNKIDGIPKRMTVVTIMQDLDIVSKSKTFKSGISKERAYTESIELLKQILQKDNRLIRRVGVRFDNIYKSRGLDVFFNS